The genomic DNA GCATAAATTTGAATTTTAACTCCCTGGGAATCATTAAAAACTCTACCAAAAATACCAAATTTTTTAGCAAGATAGTAGATAAACGGGCGAAATCCTACACCTTGAACCAGCCCATAAATTTCAATTTTAAGTGATTTCAAGTGGATAGTATCCGCTAAAACAAGTTTTATAGTTTGAGTTTGAGTATTTTAACGTAAGATTTGCAATAACTTTATTTTCAAAAAGTGAGCCGGTTAATAGCATATTTGCACACTCAAATTCATCTTTTATGATATCTCCAAAATCACTTAAGAAAAGCGCTAAGCTTTCAAAGCAACCAAATGATATATTTTTAGGCTCAGCTCCAGCTAATTTAAAACTCATAGCAGATCTTATAAGTCTTATCCAATCAAACTCATCTTTGCTTGACATTTTATAATCAATCCTAACTCCCTTTTGACCGCCAAAATCCCTGGCGTAGTCGAAAATCATACCGTTAAAACCCAGAATTTTATCTACAATCATAAAAATTGAGTAAAAATTATTAGCTAAATTTATATCTCCTGATGGTAAAGAGTAGCTAGCTTTATAATTATCTAAAAGCCTTTCACCGCCTTCAAATGAAGCAATTTTCGCATAAATTTCATCAAAACTTTCCGGAGCTTTTAAATTTAAAAGATTAAACTCATCTTCGCCTTTATAAACCTTGATAAAATCAGTACTATGTTTGCTTAAAAATATTCTGCAAACACTTTTATTTAAAAGATCATACTCTTTTAACACAAGCCCAAATAAAGCTAAGTTTTTATCGGTTCTTGAATGTATAAAATCAAGGTCGCCTTGTTGCAAAAACTTACTATTTTTAAGTACTAAAAAACTATCATCAAGCACTGAAATTTTAAAATCGTCTTTGGTAGATTTTACTTTTAAAAAGTTAATTCCTTGCTTGTTTAAAATATCGCAAATTTTATAAATATTCAGATCCCACGCCGAACGAAGATCAAAATACATAGGCGCATCTTTGTGATTTGTTCTAAAAAGAGCATTTAATTTTAAACTTACGACTGGTTTTTCAAAACTGGCTAAAGCTATCAAAGATTTTTCATCGCAAACAAAAACTTTTGGGGCTGTTTTTAATCCGGTAGATAGCAGATAGCTACAATCAAAATTATCAAATTTAGATATCTCATATCCATCATAAATGAAGCTTTTTCCGGCATTTATCTCAGAGATAGCCTCATTTATAAGACTCTCATCGCTACTAAAACCAAACTCATTTATACCGTCTTTTAAACTAAGCGGAGTAATATTTTCTAATGAAAAATCAAACTTTAAATCACTATTTTTAGGCATTTCATCTTCTATTTTTACAGAACTATTTTGCAAAAATACAGAGTGAGGAACCATAATTATAAACTCATCATTAAATTTGCTAAGAGATTGTTCATCACCATTTATATATAAATTTATATCATCATTTTTAAATGTTATAGAATAATCCAAACCACTTTTTTTAGCCCAATACTCAAGAAAAAAAGCTAAAGTTTTTTGATTATTATTAAATTTAAACTCAAAATGAAGTATCAAAATTGCTCCTTTTTCCATTCATCTGCAATAGTTTGAACGGTAAAATCCGCAACTTTTTCATAATCAAATCCAAGCTCTTTTAAATGTTTTAAAATAACTTTTTCCATAGTGCATGAGCTAGCTTTTACCTCGTTGCTAAGCTCAAAACTCATAGGTTCTATCCTTTTTGGGATAACGCCGAGTATCTTAGTTTGCGGTCTATCACCTATCAAATCCATCATTTCTAGCGTCTGAAGCATCTCTACTTCGTGAGCAGAACCGGACCAGTTTATACTTTTTGGCATATCATCAAAATCAAAAAAATACACATCTCCGATATCACCGTTATCGGCATCAATGCAATCAACAACAATAACATAATCATATTTTGCGATAATCGGACTTAGAAGATTTGCTAAAGTTCCTCCATCTACAAAGTCTAGGCTATGTTTAGAAGAACTAAATTTGAAGTTTTTTTCTATCATTTTTGTAAAATGAACGCCGATACCCTCATCGGCGAACATTACATTACCAATACCTAAAATAAGCACACGCATATGCTTATTGCTCTTTTGGAAATTTATAACCGCTTATAATGGCGTCAATTGCTCCATCTTTGCCTTTTATAGCATTAAATACAGCCATATAAACATGAACTACTACAAACACCATTATAGCCCACATAGATATATGATGTATCAAACGAACATTAGCCAATCCGCCCATCCATGACTCAACAACTCTCATAGGCTCATAAATAAGACCTCCAAGACCGTTATGATAAACATGAGCATATAGTACAAGTCCAGTTAAACACACTACAAGTAATATTATATAAAACATTATATATGCTATAAATTGCAGAGGATTATAAGTACCGTGCAGATGTGGATGCTTACCTAAAAATAGATAATATTTTATCTGAGCTATCCAAATTTTTGGGCTTAAAAAATCCTTCACGCTGACTCTTTCTATTTTACTTTGTCTATCGAAGAAAAATAGATAAACTTTAAAAATAAAGCAGCCTATAAGTATAAATCCGACTATTTGATGAACTGCACGCCATTTAGCATTCATAAAATTTGTAGGCTCGCTAGTTATAGCAGGACTAACAAACACATAAGCCAGATAAAATCCGCTGACTATAAGTATAGTGATGCATATAGCTCTTATCCAGTGTGTTACTCTAAGTCCTATAGAAAACTCATATTCGGCGATATGTTTTTTACTCTCTTTCATATTCGCTCCTTTAAATCAAATTTGGATTAACTTTATATTCGCTTAACTTATTACCTTTAGTATCCATAACATGAACAGCACAAGCGATACAAGGATCATAAGAGTGAATTTTGCGAATGATCTCTAAAGGCTGTTTTAAATCAGCTATTTTAAGACCTACTAAACACGCCTCGTAACTTGCCATTTGTCCTTTACTATCTTTTGGACTTGCATTCCAAGTTGAAGGAACAACTGCTTGCCAATTTTCGATAACGCCATTTTTAATTCTACACCAATGGCTAAGCATACCTCTAGGAACATTTCCTATAAATCTTCCTTTGTACTCTTTATTATTATCAATAACATATTTGGCGCAAGTTGATTGATCTACTTTTAGATTCTCAATCAAATTATTAAATGCTTTTAGTGCGTTATTAGCTACTATAGTAGCTTCTATCATACGGCATGCCGTCCTTCCTAAAGTAGAAAATACTGCAGATAAAGGAAGCCCGGTGTCTTTTAAGAATTTATCTACTACTGGAACTACGTTTTTATTTCCTTTTGCGTAGTTTATAACGATATTTGCTATAGGTCCTACTTGCATAGGCACAGAATCATATCTTGGGGCTTTAATCCAGCTATACTTTCCTGCGATATCAAATACCTTAGTATCTTCCATCTCACCTTTAGCATTCATAGTTTGAGCATCTTTAAATCCGGTATAATTCGGCTCTGTTTGTCCATCGTAAGGATGAAGTGGAGCATCATTTTTATACCATGATCTCGTAGCTTCTTCAGTTATCTTATTTTCATCTACTTCATAAACCTTACTAACATCTCCATTTAGTATATATCCACCTTCAAATAGATACTCATTTGCTCCTAATTGAAAATCTGTATAAGTAATTAAATTTGGAGTTCCTACATCATTTAAAACGCTTGGCTCGCTCGCATACGCTTTAGCAGCCATAACCAAATCAGCGTAATAAGCACGATTTATAAAATCAGCCATCTCTTGAAACTTAACCATATATTCGCCAAGT from Campylobacter fetus subsp. fetus includes the following:
- a CDS encoding HyaD/HybD family hydrogenase maturation endopeptidase codes for the protein MRVLILGIGNVMFADEGIGVHFTKMIEKNFKFSSSKHSLDFVDGGTLANLLSPIIAKYDYVIVVDCIDADNGDIGDVYFFDFDDMPKSINWSGSAHEVEMLQTLEMMDLIGDRPQTKILGVIPKRIEPMSFELSNEVKASSCTMEKVILKHLKELGFDYEKVADFTVQTIADEWKKEQF
- a CDS encoding nickel-dependent hydrogenase large subunit, whose product is MSEQRIVVDPITRIEGHLRIEVVVDDNSVVKEAYSGSTLWRGIETIVKGRDPRDAGFMTQRICGVCTFSHYRAGIEAVENALGIVPPLNAKLTRTLMNAALFLHDHPVHFYQLHALDYVDVVSALSADPKKASEEAFKYSEYPYACGADQLKLVQDKVKKFVEKGNLGPFANAYWGHSTYKFTPEQNLIALSHYLECLRLQRTIAQAMAVFGAKQPHPQSLTVGGVTCIMDLQDPARLGEYMVKFQEMADFINRAYYADLVMAAKAYASEPSVLNDVGTPNLITYTDFQLGANEYLFEGGYILNGDVSKVYEVDENKITEEATRSWYKNDAPLHPYDGQTEPNYTGFKDAQTMNAKGEMEDTKVFDIAGKYSWIKAPRYDSVPMQVGPIANIVINYAKGNKNVVPVVDKFLKDTGLPLSAVFSTLGRTACRMIEATIVANNALKAFNNLIENLKVDQSTCAKYVIDNNKEYKGRFIGNVPRGMLSHWCRIKNGVIENWQAVVPSTWNASPKDSKGQMASYEACLVGLKIADLKQPLEIIRKIHSYDPCIACAVHVMDTKGNKLSEYKVNPNLI
- the cybH gene encoding Ni/Fe-hydrogenase, b-type cytochrome subunit — its product is MKESKKHIAEYEFSIGLRVTHWIRAICITILIVSGFYLAYVFVSPAITSEPTNFMNAKWRAVHQIVGFILIGCFIFKVYLFFFDRQSKIERVSVKDFLSPKIWIAQIKYYLFLGKHPHLHGTYNPLQFIAYIMFYIILLVVCLTGLVLYAHVYHNGLGGLIYEPMRVVESWMGGLANVRLIHHISMWAIMVFVVVHVYMAVFNAIKGKDGAIDAIISGYKFPKEQ